The Nostoc cf. commune SO-36 genomic sequence GAAATGTTTGGGAGTGGTGTCAAGATACTTGGCATGATAGCTATGAAGGAGCGCCTAGTGATGGAAGTGCATGGACAGATAATGCTAGTCAAGATCAAGTACTGCGGGGCGGTGCCTGGAACAGCAGTCCTGAAAACTGCCGTTCCGCGTCCCGCTACTACGTTAGGGAGGGGCGCGACCTCATCCTCGGCAGTATTGGTTTTCGTGTTGTCTGCGCGGTTGGGAGGACTCTTCAGTAGCCCTTTATACTCTAGCTCTTTAGCCCTCTATCCTTCTTTCCTTTACCCTTTTTGGGTGTAGCGAACCGGAACGATCTAATTTTTTTTTGAAAAACACAGTTGTTGAAAAAGAATTCAGAAGTCAAAAAGTGACATGAGCAGAGTTTATTTAGACACAAGCATTTATAATCGCCCCTTTGATGACCAAACACAGCCAAAAGTATTTCTAGAAACACAAGCTGTCATCTTAATCAACCCAACTGATTTTATTTTGGAGATAGAAGATGACAATTAAAGTTATTAACGAGCAGCAAAATTTACAAGAAGTAATGCAGATACTCTTTACACATTTAGAGCCATCCAAGGTAATGAAATTTTGGGCAGCTTGTAAATTAGGCGAAGGTGATTATTTACAACTAAAACACAAACTTTTTGCTCAAGACAATGTTGATAGTTTGTATGAAAAAATTCAAGCCTATCAAGACATAGAGTGAAAATTGAAGAAGAATTCAGAAGCCAAGCCAGAGACGCTTCACCTACGTTCAGAATTAAGCCAACTAGAGATAATTATGAACCAAGAGCTTACGCAAGCGATGTCTCAAAATAGATTTGTTGCTCATATTTGGTTGCCTTTATTGCAGAAATAATGCGCGTTAAATCATCACGATCTGTATGCCTTTTAGGTTAATAATTATTCACAAACTACAGTCGTGCAAGCAATTGAACGACTTTCTGGCTTAGGCTTAATTGTAATTTCTACATCATTACCTAAAATGTTTATAAATCTGATCAATCTATCTATTGAAAAATCTTTTAGTTTCCCTCTAGTTAAAGCAGATATTTTTGGTTGATCTATTCCAAGAACTTCGGCTGCTTGGGCTTGATTTAATTGGCGATTAGCAATAATTTCACTAATTTTGCGTGCCAGTTCTGCTTTAATTAAGCGCTCTTCAGGATTAGACAATCCTAGATCAGCAAAGACATTTCCGTCACTCATATAAACATCATTTTCGTTGCTCATTTTTTACTCCATTGTTTTTGCTATTTCTTGTAAATAATCTTCCTGAGCAACCTTGAGTCTCTTCTTAACTAAATCTATATCTTATTTTGGTGTAGCAATACCGTGTTTTTATTTATTTTGAAATGAATGTAATAGGTAAACAAATCCTGCAAATTTAACAGTGTAAATTGCCCTGTATGTATCGGGTGCATCCCAGTTTTTATTTAGCAACTAAAGAATAACCGTCATTGCGAGGAGGAACGACGAAGCAATCGCATGGTTTTTGTTTTTAGTGCGAGATTTTGCGATTTGGTTTTTGTTCTTAGTGCGAGATTTTGCGATTGCTTCACTCCACTTCGTTGCGTTCGCAATGACATTCAAAAAAGTGGGATGCTCCCTATGTATCTCCTTCAAAATCATCTACAATTTCTAAAATCCCAGTCCCTGTAAATCCATGCAAAGGTTTTGCGTCAGGATGCTTTTCACCATGTTGTGCTAAATCCAGAGCTTAACCCATTACATCTTGCACATCTTCAGGGAAATCTTTTAAATCATCAAGAGCGCTTGCAATCCATTTGAGGGGTTTTTCTTGTTTTTTACTCATGTAATGCTAATTATGCTAATAATAGCATATTAAAATATAAGCCCTGCCTACGGCTGTAAATTACGCGCCTGCTGGGCTTTGATGCAAAACTTAGTTTAAAGACTCCAACTAGAAGTCATTATGAACCAAGAGCTTACGCAAGCGATCGCAGCTGGATCTTAAATTTTCATTGACTTTAGGTAGGCATCGTACCTGCTGGGCTTTGAGATTAAGCTAGCATATTAGGCAAAGAGTTCTGCAAGCGTGGCGAATAGGTAGAGGTAGAACCGAAGTATGATCGGGTTGAATGTGCCATGAATAACAAGTATTTTTACTTGTAACTTTATTTAGTAAATTTATATTCCTTTAGTAGAAGTAAGACTAATCAAAATATTTTTATACTATTAATCAAGGAAAAAGGGATTAAATTTTCAATTTAATGTAACCAAATAAACAAGAGGCTTTAATGAACTTATTAAATATTAATGATACTGAAGTTACATTATCAGTTGAGGGCGATAACGAGAATGGTATTGGCCGGAAACAAATAATACATCCACGTCCGCAGTTGCAGCGATCGCCTTGGCAAAGCCTAAATGGTTTGTGGAAGTTTGCATTTGATGACGAAGGAAAATGT encodes the following:
- a CDS encoding type II toxin-antitoxin system RelE/ParE family toxin; the protein is MLNKNWDAPDTYRAIYTVKFAGFVYLLHSFQNK
- a CDS encoding helix-turn-helix domain-containing protein; translated protein: MSNENDVYMSDGNVFADLGLSNPEERLIKAELARKISEIIANRQLNQAQAAEVLGIDQPKISALTRGKLKDFSIDRLIRFINILGNDVEITIKPKPESRSIACTTVVCE